Part of the Planococcus plakortidis genome is shown below.
ACACATCGACGCCGAAGTTATGGGCTGTTTTGGCAGCTTCCACTTTCGTCTTCATGCCGCCAGTCCCGACATCCGATCCGGCACCGGACGCGGCTTCCATCAGTTCATCCGGGATTTCTTTCAAATGGGTATATCGTTCAGCGGATGGGTTGGTCTTCGGATTATCTGCATAGATGCCGTTGATATCCGTCAGAATGATCAATTGGTCTGCACGGACAAGCCCGCTGACAAGGGCCGACAGCATATCGTTGTCGCCGAAGGTCAATTCCTCGACCGCTACTGAGTCGTTTTCGTTGATGACCGGCATCATGCCGCGCTCCAATAATTTTGAAATGGTGTCATCCGCTTTTTGGTACAAGTCTTTCGTCAACAATAATTGTGCAGAGACGATATCGAAATTCTTGAATTCCGTCGCATACGCCTGTGCGAGCAAGCTTTGCCCGACGGCTGCCGCCGACTGCTTGTCGACAACTGTATTTGGCCGGGATAAATAACCCATGCTTGTGCATCCGGCTGCAACTGCGCCTGATGAGATCAAGATGACATCATGGCCTTCTTCTTTTAAGCGGGCCAACGCCCCGACGTGTTCACGCAACTTCGTGATGGACAATTTACCGTGGCTGTCCGTCAATGAGCTGCTTCCTATTTTCACTACTATTCTTTTCTTTTCCATTGTTACAGTCACCACCCGATTTTGATTATTGAATGAGCTCTCCCATTACGATCAAAAGCGGAAGAACCCGGTCTCCGTAAAACGCTTTACAATGGCTGACTTTCGTTGTCTGATAATAAGAATTATTATGCAATCATTTGCATTTTAAGTCAACTATTAATTTCAAAAATACTTATAAAACAG
Proteins encoded:
- the proB gene encoding glutamate 5-kinase — encoded protein: MEKKRIVVKIGSSSLTDSHGKLSITKLREHVGALARLKEEGHDVILISSGAVAAGCTSMGYLSRPNTVVDKQSAAAVGQSLLAQAYATEFKNFDIVSAQLLLTKDLYQKADDTISKLLERGMMPVINENDSVAVEELTFGDNDMLSALVSGLVRADQLIILTDINGIYADNPKTNPSAERYTHLKEIPDELMEAASGAGSDVGTGGMKTKVEAAKTAHNFGVDVFIGTGEGNEKLVEIMNGDGDGTYIAKPVKELA